The Catharus ustulatus isolate bCatUst1 chromosome 16, bCatUst1.pri.v2, whole genome shotgun sequence genome window below encodes:
- the LOC117004038 gene encoding heparan sulfate glucosamine 3-O-sulfotransferase 4, translating to MCSCWMVVEPASSPRNVMPKTLEGQITMEKTPSYFVTNEAPRRIHSMAKDTKLIVVVRNPVTRAISDYTQTLSKKPEIPTFEVLAFKNRTLGLIDASWSAIRIGIYALHLENWLQYFPLSQILFVSGERLITDPAGEMAKVQDFLGLKRIVTEKHFYFNKTKGFPCLKKPEDSSAPRCLGKSKGRTHPKIDPDVIHRLRKFYKPFNVMFYQMTGQDFQWEQEESDK from the coding sequence GAACGTGATGCCCAAGACCCTGGAGGGTCAGATCACCATGGAGAAGACCCCCAGCTACTTCGTGACCAACGAGGCCCCGCGGCGCATCCACAGCATGGCCAAGGACACCAAGCTGATCGTGGTGGTGCGCAACCCCGTCACCAGGGCCATCTCTGACTACACACAGACCCTCTCCAAAAAGCCAGAGATCCCCACCTTCGAGGTGCTGGCCTTCAAGAACCGGACCCTGGGGCTGATCGATGCCTCCTGGAGTGCCATCCGCATTGGGATTTATGCCCTGCACCTGGAAAACTGGCTGCAGTACTTCCCCCTGTCCCAGATCCTGTTTGTCAGTGGTGAGAGGCTCATCACTGACCCAGCTGGGGAGATGGCCAAGGTCCAGGACTTCTTAGGCCTCAAGAGGATTGTGACGgagaagcatttttattttaataaaacaaaggGCTTTCCCTGTCTAAAGAAGCCAGAGGACAGCAGTGCTCCCCGGTGTTTGGGCAAGTCCAAGGGTCGAACTCACCCCAAAATAGACCCAGACGTCATCCACAGACTGAGGAAGTTTTACAAACCCTTCAATGTCATGTTTTACCAAATGACAGGCCAGGATTTCCAGTGGGAGCAGGAAGAAAGTGATAAGTAG